A single window of Chitinophaga sp. XS-30 DNA harbors:
- a CDS encoding RagB/SusD family nutrient uptake outer membrane protein, which produces MRKLFIISIVCFFGCNRQLDLAPENTLTDREVFRTEAGTEQALAEAYFSLLRAVTGNIAYVYGDFTTGNLHHSAYYEIYAIGESTPDDEVIASMWTAYFKAINLANNVIANIPEYAAYAVDIQDPLIAEARFIRAYAYLDLLKFFGDGALSGRMDGLGLPLQLTPFKGYNTGEVIPRSTNGQVFAQIIKDLEESIPFLKNNQPGDLRTRSRATKGGARALLARTYLYMGNREAAAAAARQVLEQVPAIYELTPSLTALFPANPGGTAQTLTKEYVLAFPVSHMVSSSTSTNNNLGNGYYFKRSFWINSTFIQSFEPDDKRVSELMYKGDQIYNPDHFNELTTFKFNNPNGRDNVPLIRLAEVMLTAAEGIAASEGVTQEAVTLLNNVRNRAVPGATPYTINDFASPEALIDTILQQRRWELAFEGQLRYDLIRTGSPLRSPDVPEDRKVLPVPQVEIDISNGLIQQNTGYKN; this is translated from the coding sequence ATGAGAAAGTTGTTTATCATATCGATAGTATGCTTCTTCGGTTGCAACCGGCAACTGGACCTGGCGCCCGAAAATACGCTGACGGACCGGGAAGTGTTCAGAACGGAAGCCGGTACGGAACAGGCGCTGGCGGAAGCTTACTTCAGCCTGCTCAGGGCAGTGACCGGCAATATTGCATATGTCTATGGCGATTTTACGACCGGTAACCTGCATCACAGCGCTTATTACGAGATCTACGCCATCGGGGAAAGCACACCGGATGATGAAGTGATCGCCAGTATGTGGACGGCCTACTTCAAAGCCATCAACCTGGCCAATAACGTGATCGCCAACATTCCGGAATATGCCGCTTATGCCGTGGATATACAGGACCCGCTGATCGCAGAAGCCCGGTTTATCCGCGCCTATGCTTACCTGGACCTACTGAAATTCTTCGGCGACGGCGCATTGAGCGGCCGGATGGATGGATTGGGACTGCCTTTGCAGCTTACCCCTTTCAAGGGATACAATACCGGCGAGGTGATCCCCAGGTCCACCAACGGCCAGGTGTTTGCGCAGATCATCAAAGACCTGGAGGAAAGCATCCCTTTCCTGAAGAACAACCAGCCCGGCGATCTCCGTACCCGCTCCCGGGCCACCAAAGGCGGCGCAAGGGCTTTGCTGGCCAGAACATACCTCTACATGGGCAACCGGGAAGCTGCAGCGGCGGCAGCGCGGCAGGTACTGGAACAGGTGCCGGCCATTTATGAGCTGACACCTTCACTGACCGCGCTTTTCCCTGCCAATCCCGGCGGCACAGCCCAAACGCTCACCAAAGAATATGTACTGGCATTTCCCGTCAGCCATATGGTCAGCTCTTCCACCAGCACCAACAACAACCTGGGGAACGGGTATTATTTCAAACGGTCTTTCTGGATCAACAGCACATTCATCCAGTCTTTTGAGCCGGACGATAAACGCGTGAGCGAGTTGATGTACAAAGGAGACCAGATATATAATCCCGATCATTTCAATGAGCTGACCACATTCAAATTCAACAATCCGAATGGCCGGGACAATGTGCCGCTGATCCGGCTGGCGGAGGTGATGCTGACCGCCGCGGAAGGGATCGCCGCTTCGGAAGGGGTGACCCAGGAAGCGGTCACACTCCTGAACAACGTGCGCAATCGCGCGGTGCCGGGCGCTACGCCTTATACGATCAACGATTTCGCCAGCCCGGAAGCGCTGATCGATACCATTCTGCAGCAGCGGCGATGGGAACTGGCATTCGAAGGGCAGCTCCGCTACGATCTGATCCGTACCGGCAGTCCGCTGCGGTCGCCGGATGTGCCGGAAGACCGGAAGGTATTGCCAGTGCCGCAGGTAGAAATTGATATTTCCAATGGATTGATCCAGCAGAATACAGGCTATAAAAATTAA
- a CDS encoding TonB-dependent receptor: MRNTLLLALFLLGGSQALQAQSDTSMRKIDGTVKSAKDGVAVPFATIKVKGASRGTITDENGKFQILAKPTDTLVLSAVGFHKLESACKASLLTLALPVDQRTFSEVMIIGYGNERKRNITGSIASIDAKELAKSPALSFDNAIIGKAAGVNIISSSGVPGSATGITIRGLSSLNPDGNQPLIVIDGIPVYGSGRDVNNRNFNNSTAPVVGLGGTSVSDNYTPTQDFENNPLSALNPADIESIEILKDAYATAIYGSRASAGVILVTTKRGKKGSESFNVRMMTGTIQPIGKYKLLNGPQYNEVYNKYYRELGQSYTFSEQGNTDWVDEVTRTAISQQVDASMSAGGEKAQYYISGSYTSQPSYVINNDYKRYSGRVNLTYRPSPLFTAGVSMSMSFADNSSMNAMQIYRAALQKAPNLPVFNADGSYNYGRGTNPFGSMDVNPVADARLNTNTLKTSEGLGNIYLELKPLQWLTLRSEFGTQLSNGDAYTRRVKRPSGFGDDAVSSVNQNRKIVANNTISVLHTTGDHYINAVAGQSYEHSTESLTSLGGYGFFNDAIKSIAAANSKYVKASLTQQWALSSYFGRLNYEFRDKYLAGVTYRLDGSSRFSRNRRYVGFPSFSAGWRLSEEAFLSGRKWLDDLKLRGSIGFTGNNNSTSYYGSQGQYQLNSDNLSYAGTPILQTMQPDNPNLKWERTRSIDIGLDATVWDNRINITLDYYHRRIRDMVLSSAIPLYQGWVSQPQNIGDMMNAGLELTVKAEIIRRKDLVWSTNFNISRNTNKILRLNFSGDEVGLANDAFKYMKAGEPAAQFFLYDWRGVDPMSGNPQWSDNKGNISFTPPASLFSVVEDVNDFRRTYGSSLPDFYGGMGHTLSWRNWELDAFFSFSVGNKMINGSRATLLTYVTEDAYNLSTEILNYWLVPGHETDIPKLVNPSVTTSPGSSSIRDFTTSRTNSRFLEDASYLRLRTLRLSYNIIPRKLKVLRSLQLFATGTNLFTLTGYSGLDPEVNAFGSSAIRSGYDELTMPQTKTFQFGINVGL, translated from the coding sequence ATGCGAAATACACTGTTGCTGGCCCTGTTCCTTCTTGGCGGAAGTCAGGCGCTCCAGGCACAAAGCGATACGTCCATGCGAAAGATCGATGGTACGGTGAAATCCGCCAAAGACGGCGTTGCTGTGCCTTTTGCCACGATCAAGGTGAAAGGTGCTTCAAGAGGCACCATCACGGACGAGAACGGCAAATTCCAGATACTGGCCAAACCTACGGATACGCTGGTGCTTTCCGCCGTGGGGTTCCACAAGCTGGAATCCGCCTGTAAGGCATCGTTGCTGACACTGGCCCTGCCGGTAGACCAGCGTACGTTCAGTGAAGTGATGATCATCGGTTACGGCAACGAACGTAAACGCAATATCACCGGCTCCATTGCATCCATCGATGCCAAAGAACTCGCCAAATCCCCCGCGCTGTCATTCGACAATGCCATTATCGGCAAAGCGGCAGGGGTGAACATTATATCCAGCTCCGGCGTGCCGGGGTCTGCTACTGGTATTACCATCCGGGGTCTGAGCTCGCTCAACCCGGATGGAAACCAACCACTCATCGTGATCGATGGCATTCCGGTGTATGGTTCGGGCAGAGATGTGAACAACCGGAATTTTAACAACTCCACCGCACCGGTAGTCGGCCTGGGCGGTACATCCGTATCGGACAACTATACGCCCACGCAGGATTTCGAGAACAACCCGCTGTCCGCCCTTAACCCGGCGGATATCGAGTCCATCGAAATACTGAAGGATGCCTATGCCACCGCTATTTATGGTTCCAGGGCTTCCGCCGGCGTGATACTGGTAACCACAAAGAGAGGGAAAAAAGGATCGGAATCTTTTAACGTGAGAATGATGACGGGCACCATACAGCCCATCGGGAAATACAAACTGCTGAACGGTCCCCAATACAACGAGGTATATAACAAGTACTACCGGGAACTGGGGCAGAGCTATACATTCAGCGAACAGGGAAATACGGATTGGGTGGATGAGGTTACCCGTACGGCTATCTCGCAGCAGGTGGATGCTTCCATGTCCGCCGGCGGCGAAAAGGCGCAGTATTACATCAGCGGGTCCTACACCAGCCAGCCTTCCTATGTGATCAATAATGATTACAAACGGTACAGCGGCCGCGTGAACCTGACTTACCGCCCTTCTCCGCTTTTCACGGCGGGCGTCAGCATGTCCATGAGCTTTGCGGACAACTCCTCCATGAACGCCATGCAGATCTACCGCGCCGCCTTGCAGAAAGCGCCTAACCTGCCCGTTTTCAACGCAGACGGCAGCTATAATTACGGTCGCGGTACGAATCCTTTCGGGAGTATGGATGTGAACCCTGTTGCAGATGCACGGCTTAACACCAATACGTTGAAAACCTCGGAAGGCCTGGGGAATATCTACCTGGAACTGAAGCCGCTGCAATGGCTCACCCTGCGCTCCGAATTCGGTACGCAGCTGAGCAACGGGGATGCCTATACGCGCCGCGTGAAACGGCCCAGCGGGTTTGGGGACGATGCCGTCAGCTCCGTGAACCAGAACCGGAAGATCGTTGCCAATAATACGATCAGTGTGCTGCACACCACCGGCGATCATTATATCAACGCCGTGGCAGGCCAGAGCTATGAGCATTCCACCGAATCGCTGACCTCACTTGGCGGGTACGGTTTCTTCAATGATGCCATCAAAAGCATCGCTGCGGCCAACAGCAAATATGTAAAAGCATCGCTTACCCAGCAATGGGCGCTCAGTTCCTACTTCGGAAGATTGAACTATGAGTTCAGGGACAAATACCTGGCGGGCGTCACTTACCGCCTGGATGGTTCTTCCCGGTTCTCACGGAACCGCAGGTATGTAGGATTCCCCTCTTTCTCCGCCGGATGGCGGCTTTCCGAAGAGGCGTTCCTCAGCGGCCGGAAGTGGCTGGACGATCTGAAACTGCGCGGTAGCATCGGTTTTACGGGTAATAACAATTCTACTTCCTACTACGGCAGCCAGGGGCAATACCAGCTGAACAGCGATAACCTCAGCTATGCGGGTACGCCCATTCTGCAAACCATGCAGCCGGACAACCCTAACCTGAAGTGGGAAAGAACAAGGTCTATCGACATCGGGCTGGATGCCACCGTATGGGATAACCGCATCAACATCACGCTGGACTATTATCACCGCCGCATCCGGGACATGGTCCTCTCCTCCGCCATTCCCCTCTACCAGGGCTGGGTCTCGCAACCGCAGAACATCGGGGATATGATGAATGCCGGGCTTGAGCTGACGGTGAAAGCGGAGATCATCCGGCGGAAAGACCTGGTGTGGTCCACCAATTTCAATATCTCCCGCAACACCAACAAGATACTGCGCCTGAATTTCAGCGGCGATGAAGTGGGCCTGGCGAATGACGCCTTCAAGTACATGAAGGCAGGGGAGCCTGCCGCACAATTCTTTTTGTATGACTGGCGCGGTGTGGACCCGATGTCCGGCAACCCCCAGTGGAGCGACAACAAGGGCAATATCAGTTTTACCCCTCCCGCATCCCTGTTCTCCGTTGTGGAGGATGTGAACGATTTCAGGAGAACTTACGGGTCCAGCCTGCCGGATTTCTACGGCGGTATGGGGCACACCCTCAGCTGGCGCAACTGGGAGCTGGATGCATTCTTTTCTTTCTCCGTAGGCAACAAGATGATCAACGGCTCCAGGGCTACATTGCTGACTTACGTGACGGAAGATGCCTACAACCTCAGCACCGAAATACTCAATTACTGGCTGGTGCCCGGGCATGAAACGGATATTCCAAAGCTGGTGAACCCGTCCGTTACCACTTCCCCGGGAAGCTCAAGTATCCGGGATTTCACAACCAGCAGAACGAACAGCCGTTTCCTGGAAGATGCTTCCTACCTGCGTCTGCGCACCCTGCGGCTGTCTTACAACATCATTCCGCGGAAACTGAAAGTATTGCGTTCTCTGCAGCTGTTCGCAACCGGCACCAACCTGTTCACCCTTACCGGTTATTCCGGGTTGGACCCGGAGGTGAATGCCTTCGGATCATCCGCCATCCGGTCGGGTTACGATGAACTGACCATGCCGCAAACAAAAACCTTTCAATTCGGAATCAATGTAGGATTATGA
- a CDS encoding DUF6242 domain-containing protein yields MRFNNILINHYLPGTLMLGALLFSACKKEDKRSNLSGITEFSIPSTGVDFTVDQTTLKISNADSLPFESDVSALTASFTAVAGATVKIGSAVQQSGTTVNDYTNPVVYTVVAEDGVTTRQYTVQVNVAKLDPKTVSWQRSGEAGFGSFHDVQAGFFNGKFYAVNSTLGSFNAFTFGVFESADGVAWTRLKAADNNNDSIPMAEHGKLVTGFNNKMWMLGGLLPGTAMAFSAVTNKVWSSADGVTWTVSAPADPADRWSIRERINAVVFNNKMWVIGGSGYPAFGNTNSNGTAYNDVWNTTDGATWTKITDAADFLPRSNPAVFVYKDKIWLIGGIDNGRNYLNDVWNSADGLNWTQVTTASDFTARQGHRVVAHNGQLLLIGGETADGTQADLWVSEDDGVNWTKIEAGDVRALPGNFPARAHFSVFVNENVIWLMGGLMKNGNQHVIVSDIWKGGLN; encoded by the coding sequence ATGCGCTTTAACAACATTTTAATCAACCATTATCTGCCCGGTACATTGATGCTGGGCGCATTGCTTTTTTCCGCCTGCAAGAAAGAGGACAAACGCAGCAACCTTTCCGGGATCACCGAATTCAGCATTCCTTCCACGGGAGTGGACTTTACAGTGGACCAGACCACGCTGAAGATCTCGAATGCGGACAGCCTTCCATTTGAATCCGATGTATCCGCACTGACGGCCAGCTTTACCGCTGTAGCCGGAGCAACCGTGAAGATCGGTTCTGCGGTGCAACAATCCGGGACTACGGTGAACGACTACACGAATCCTGTAGTGTACACGGTAGTGGCGGAAGACGGGGTGACCACCCGTCAGTACACGGTACAGGTGAACGTAGCGAAGCTGGACCCGAAAACCGTGTCCTGGCAGCGTTCCGGAGAAGCCGGGTTCGGTTCCTTCCATGATGTGCAGGCCGGGTTCTTCAACGGCAAATTCTATGCGGTCAATTCCACGCTCGGTTCCTTCAACGCCTTCACGTTCGGCGTATTCGAATCTGCTGACGGTGTAGCCTGGACGCGTCTGAAAGCAGCGGACAATAACAACGATTCCATCCCGATGGCGGAGCATGGCAAGCTGGTCACCGGTTTCAATAATAAGATGTGGATGCTGGGAGGTCTGCTCCCGGGTACTGCCATGGCTTTCAGCGCCGTGACCAATAAAGTGTGGAGCTCGGCGGACGGGGTTACCTGGACGGTTTCCGCACCTGCTGACCCGGCAGACCGCTGGAGCATACGGGAACGTATCAACGCAGTTGTATTCAACAACAAGATGTGGGTGATCGGCGGCAGCGGGTATCCTGCATTCGGTAATACCAATTCCAACGGTACAGCCTATAACGACGTATGGAATACTACCGATGGCGCAACATGGACGAAAATAACCGATGCTGCAGACTTCCTTCCCCGCTCCAATCCTGCTGTTTTTGTGTATAAAGACAAGATCTGGCTCATCGGCGGTATCGATAACGGCAGAAATTACCTGAACGATGTCTGGAACAGCGCCGATGGCCTGAACTGGACGCAGGTGACCACCGCCAGCGATTTTACGGCAAGGCAGGGCCACCGCGTGGTAGCGCATAACGGTCAGTTGCTGCTCATTGGCGGCGAAACGGCAGACGGCACACAGGCTGATCTCTGGGTATCAGAAGATGATGGTGTGAACTGGACGAAAATAGAAGCCGGAGATGTTCGCGCACTGCCCGGTAACTTCCCCGCCCGCGCACATTTCAGCGTTTTTGTGAACGAGAATGTGATCTGGCTGATGGGCGGTCTGATGAAGAACGGCAATCAGCATGTGATCGTTAGCGATATCTGGAAGGGCGGTCTTAACTAA
- a CDS encoding FecR family protein, with amino-acid sequence MEKDLLKRYFENTASSEEIQKVNSWLADTSKRPEILAWIESYWKEERMETAPVPAFEEMFGKALAVEKQTGKVVAMKKNRRVWMYAAAASIAFFATGIWMGNYMKTRSSAAEHHKWVLSSAQTGKGQRTQLMLSDGSEVFLNAESELMFPSEMTLHPVVYLQGEAYFKLRDSSSSLVIKTRELVTTARGSQINISAFPTDSTVTVSVEKGKAEIAHNQETWPMLKIRPVKQKDSAAVITRIKEGEPHPLIQLRKPVVVKEKELMTFNKNSGLTDVSLHTDDEIYNWKDGKLSFYQAGEKEIMDKLNRWYGMKVIFTVPLEAHETYTGEFKDAKLEEVLTDISRSMHLECKIYSNVVYLIKK; translated from the coding sequence GTGGAAAAGGACCTCCTGAAGCGGTATTTTGAAAACACCGCCTCGTCTGAAGAAATACAAAAGGTGAATTCCTGGCTGGCCGATACTTCCAAACGGCCCGAAATACTGGCATGGATCGAATCGTACTGGAAAGAGGAACGGATGGAAACGGCGCCGGTACCGGCATTTGAAGAGATGTTCGGCAAGGCGCTGGCCGTGGAAAAGCAGACCGGCAAAGTAGTGGCCATGAAAAAGAACAGGCGGGTATGGATGTACGCAGCGGCCGCCAGTATAGCTTTCTTTGCCACCGGCATCTGGATGGGGAACTATATGAAAACGCGCTCTTCTGCAGCGGAACATCATAAATGGGTGCTCAGCAGCGCGCAGACAGGCAAGGGACAGCGTACCCAGCTCATGCTGAGCGATGGCTCGGAAGTATTTCTGAATGCGGAATCGGAACTGATGTTCCCTTCTGAGATGACCCTGCATCCCGTTGTATATCTGCAGGGGGAAGCCTATTTCAAGCTGCGGGACAGCTCCAGCTCACTGGTGATCAAGACGAGGGAACTGGTGACCACGGCCAGAGGCTCGCAGATCAATATCTCGGCCTTCCCCACCGATAGTACGGTGACGGTGTCTGTGGAAAAAGGGAAAGCGGAGATCGCGCACAACCAGGAAACCTGGCCGATGCTAAAGATCCGCCCGGTGAAGCAAAAAGATTCGGCCGCTGTTATCACCCGGATCAAAGAAGGAGAGCCGCATCCGCTTATTCAGCTGCGCAAGCCGGTAGTGGTAAAGGAAAAGGAGCTGATGACCTTCAACAAGAACAGCGGCCTTACGGATGTAAGCCTGCATACGGACGATGAAATATATAACTGGAAAGATGGAAAGCTGAGCTTTTATCAGGCCGGCGAAAAAGAAATAATGGACAAGCTGAACCGCTGGTATGGCATGAAGGTGATCTTCACCGTACCGCTGGAAGCGCATGAGACCTATACCGGAGAATTCAAGGATGCAAAGCTGGAGGAAGTGCTGACCGATATCAGCCGGTCCATGCACCTGGAATGCAAGATATACAGCAACGTAGTGTACCTGATCAAGAAATAG
- a CDS encoding RNA polymerase sigma factor: MNEQALVQQLISGDPAAFRTLYERYAPRLAAFTIKFQASSAETDEIVQETFIRTWVHRQRIDPSLPFEAYIITIAKNLIYNHLRKTGHRQNYLREVSLQSGLRQEDPAVQIRELQELIGKAMQQLPEKCRMVFRKSRLEGYTNAQIAEEMDISRSTVENQLNKALKIIRKNLESHGYGGALVTIALIIFK; this comes from the coding sequence ATGAACGAACAGGCGCTTGTGCAGCAACTCATTTCGGGCGATCCCGCAGCCTTCCGTACGCTTTACGAGCGGTACGCCCCGCGCCTCGCAGCTTTTACCATAAAATTCCAGGCCAGCAGCGCGGAAACGGACGAGATCGTTCAGGAAACATTTATCCGTACCTGGGTGCATCGCCAACGTATCGACCCGTCACTGCCTTTCGAAGCCTATATCATTACCATCGCCAAAAATCTCATTTACAACCATTTGCGTAAAACAGGCCACCGGCAGAACTATCTCCGGGAAGTCAGCCTGCAGTCCGGCCTCCGGCAGGAAGACCCGGCAGTGCAGATAAGGGAATTGCAGGAACTGATCGGCAAGGCTATGCAGCAACTGCCGGAAAAATGCCGGATGGTGTTCCGCAAAAGCCGGCTGGAAGGATATACCAATGCACAGATAGCGGAAGAAATGGATATTTCCCGCAGCACGGTGGAAAACCAGCTGAATAAAGCATTGAAGATCATACGAAAGAACCTGGAAAGTCATGGTTACGGCGGTGCACTGGTAACCATCGCGCTCATCATTTTCAAATAA
- a CDS encoding NAD(P)/FAD-dependent oxidoreductase codes for MNIKHTAVCIIGAGPAGAAAALQLHQYGIACTVVDKAVFPRDKVCGDGLSGKVITLLDRIDPAITGRLREMQAKTDSWGVTFVASNRASLNIPYRVKDDGLAPGLVCKRMDFDNFLVEEMKRCSHIELIQGQAVDQYTLQEDGYLIADSKSGFRIKAQLLIVANGAHSGFTKDVAGIHMEASHYCAGLRSYYKNVSGLDENGYIELHFLRSLLPGYFWIFPLPGGEANVGIGILSEIARKKKLNLKKLLLETIATDPVLKERFKDAELCGSIDGYGLPLGSKKRGLSGERYMLAGDAGHLIDPFTGEGIGNALYSGRYAAEQAQQAILANNFSAAQLKAYDEMIYHKLGPELKLSSRLQKLVRRPWLFNYLLKLGMGNKQLRELMACMFYELDLRKKLTRPAFYLKLLLNRN; via the coding sequence ATGAACATCAAACATACCGCCGTCTGCATCATCGGCGCGGGCCCTGCCGGAGCAGCGGCCGCATTACAATTACATCAATACGGCATTGCCTGTACCGTAGTGGACAAGGCGGTATTTCCCCGGGACAAGGTCTGCGGCGACGGGCTCAGCGGCAAGGTGATAACACTGCTGGACCGTATTGATCCGGCCATCACCGGAAGGCTCCGGGAGATGCAGGCGAAAACGGACAGCTGGGGCGTTACCTTCGTGGCCTCCAACCGGGCTTCCCTGAACATCCCCTACCGCGTGAAAGACGATGGTCTGGCACCGGGCCTCGTATGCAAGCGGATGGACTTCGATAATTTCCTGGTAGAGGAAATGAAACGATGCAGCCATATTGAACTGATACAGGGACAGGCTGTGGATCAATATACCTTGCAGGAAGACGGATACCTGATCGCCGATTCAAAAAGCGGTTTCCGGATAAAGGCACAGCTCCTGATCGTGGCCAACGGCGCACACTCCGGGTTTACCAAAGACGTGGCCGGCATCCACATGGAAGCCAGTCACTACTGCGCAGGCCTCCGCTCCTACTACAAAAATGTCAGCGGCCTGGATGAGAACGGATACATCGAGCTGCATTTCCTGCGTTCCCTGCTGCCCGGATACTTCTGGATATTCCCCCTCCCCGGAGGCGAAGCCAACGTAGGCATCGGCATACTCAGCGAAATAGCCCGGAAGAAAAAACTCAACCTGAAAAAACTGCTGCTGGAAACTATCGCGACAGACCCCGTATTGAAAGAGCGTTTCAAAGACGCGGAACTATGCGGCAGCATAGATGGCTATGGGTTGCCATTGGGCAGCAAAAAAAGAGGGTTGTCCGGCGAACGGTACATGCTGGCCGGAGATGCGGGCCATCTTATCGATCCGTTCACGGGGGAAGGCATCGGCAATGCCCTGTATTCCGGCCGGTATGCCGCGGAACAGGCGCAGCAGGCCATCCTGGCCAATAATTTCTCTGCGGCGCAGCTCAAAGCGTACGATGAGATGATCTATCATAAACTCGGCCCGGAACTGAAACTGAGCAGCCGGCTGCAAAAACTTGTGCGCCGCCCCTGGCTTTTCAACTACCTTTTAAAACTGGGCATGGGCAACAAACAGCTGCGTGAATTGATGGCCTGCATGTTCTACGAACTGGATCTCCGGAAAAAACTGACGCGTCCTGCTTTTTATCTTAAACTGCTGTTGAACAGGAATTAA
- a CDS encoding PAS domain S-box protein, with protein sequence MFKPITPLTTVIIYAICGILWILVTDTLLIQLPWQLSSLWLGQHFKGILYILLSSFLLYGLIRRNIARLELSQKAYMRMFRENPQPMWIFSKKTFRFLEVNDAAILLYGYSREEFLQMTILDIRPPEDIPKIRGNQQKQGNSPITSGNWQHYKKDGNLMYVRVEAFATTYEKEPAEVVTIFDITGQYLADDALKKQEQLLKTMINSTHNMVWAVSTRLELIAFNDTFRRHSGLFEGISEPSDYWRMYYEKCLAGEKQLFEYRMEDKDEDWQFAEISFEPILHKDRITGVACLAQNITERKRHEIALKKALERYDLISLATNDAIWDYDLASNKISWNEKMQQYYGFAGLEADVSYWQDRIHPEDREIMMRSVGEAVYKKQSRWQGEYRMLGVKGEYRHVISRGYILYNEKGEPYRLIGALQDVEDKVQQQEEIRKLSLIASMTHNPVIISDPEAHIEWVNKSFEDLTGYTLEEVRGKQPSSFLHGPGTNPRTLQEIQEKLSTSQPCVVEILNYTSDGEPYWVLMDITPVVDASGKIEHLIIIQTNITEKKKFVQQLEEKNKLLMEVAYISSHRLRKPVASMLGVIALMDKADLSNPENERLIAYIERLTNEMDTMLHEMADKCNRIYEVELRQNDPLF encoded by the coding sequence ATGTTTAAACCGATTACACCGCTTACAACTGTTATTATCTACGCGATTTGTGGCATCCTCTGGATACTGGTCACAGATACTTTGCTGATACAACTTCCCTGGCAACTGTCTTCCTTATGGCTGGGCCAGCATTTCAAGGGCATTTTATACATATTATTGTCCAGTTTCCTTTTATATGGATTGATCAGAAGGAATATCGCGCGGCTGGAACTTTCGCAAAAGGCGTATATGAGAATGTTCCGGGAAAACCCGCAGCCGATGTGGATATTCTCCAAAAAGACATTCCGGTTCCTGGAAGTGAATGATGCGGCCATACTGCTGTATGGCTACAGCCGCGAGGAATTTCTTCAAATGACGATCCTGGACATCCGCCCTCCTGAGGATATTCCAAAGATCCGGGGTAACCAGCAAAAACAGGGGAACAGCCCCATTACCTCGGGAAATTGGCAACATTATAAAAAGGACGGCAACCTGATGTACGTACGGGTGGAAGCATTTGCCACTACTTACGAAAAGGAGCCCGCCGAAGTGGTCACCATATTTGATATTACCGGTCAGTACCTGGCCGATGACGCGTTGAAGAAACAGGAGCAGCTGCTGAAAACCATGATCAACAGTACCCACAACATGGTATGGGCGGTGAGCACGCGACTGGAACTCATCGCCTTCAACGATACCTTCCGGCGCCACTCCGGCCTGTTCGAGGGCATCAGCGAGCCCAGCGACTACTGGCGGATGTATTACGAAAAGTGCCTGGCCGGCGAAAAACAGCTGTTCGAATACCGGATGGAAGACAAGGACGAGGACTGGCAGTTTGCCGAGATATCCTTTGAGCCGATCCTTCATAAGGACAGGATCACGGGGGTGGCTTGCCTCGCGCAGAATATAACAGAAAGAAAACGTCACGAGATAGCCCTGAAGAAAGCATTGGAACGGTATGACCTGATCTCGCTGGCTACCAATGATGCGATCTGGGACTATGATCTGGCATCGAACAAGATCTCCTGGAACGAAAAAATGCAGCAATATTACGGATTCGCAGGCCTCGAAGCGGACGTTTCCTACTGGCAGGACCGGATACATCCGGAGGACAGGGAGATCATGATGCGCAGCGTGGGAGAAGCGGTATATAAAAAACAGTCCCGCTGGCAAGGGGAATACCGCATGCTGGGAGTAAAAGGCGAATACCGGCATGTGATCAGCCGTGGTTATATTCTTTATAATGAAAAAGGAGAGCCTTACCGGCTGATCGGCGCTTTGCAGGATGTGGAAGACAAGGTACAGCAACAGGAAGAGATCCGGAAACTCTCCCTGATCGCCAGCATGACGCACAATCCCGTTATCATTTCAGACCCGGAAGCACACATCGAATGGGTCAATAAAAGCTTCGAAGACCTTACCGGTTATACATTGGAAGAAGTCAGGGGGAAACAACCCAGCAGCTTTCTGCATGGCCCGGGAACCAACCCGCGCACCCTGCAGGAGATACAGGAAAAACTCAGTACTTCCCAGCCTTGTGTTGTGGAAATACTCAACTATACCAGCGACGGGGAGCCGTATTGGGTATTAATGGACATTACGCCGGTAGTGGATGCCTCCGGCAAAATAGAGCACCTCATTATTATACAGACCAATATCACCGAAAAGAAAAAGTTCGTGCAGCAGCTGGAAGAAAAGAACAAGCTGCTGATGGAAGTGGCGTACATCAGTTCCCACCGGCTGCGCAAACCGGTTGCCTCCATGCTGGGCGTCATTGCCCTGATGGATAAAGCCGATCTTTCCAACCCCGAAAACGAACGCCTCATCGCGTACATAGAACGCCTGACCAACGAAATGGATACCATGCTGCATGAAATGGCGGATAAATGCAACCGGATCTACGAAGTGGAGCTGCGGCAAAATGATCCCTTGTTCTAA